The Anastrepha ludens isolate Willacy chromosome X, idAnaLude1.1, whole genome shotgun sequence genome includes a window with the following:
- the LOC128869769 gene encoding uncharacterized protein LOC128869769: MRKNETEGKVRPKDETDKARCQKVVDEYLAFQAANRADAKTRNRSHYETGKVTKKHKISDQVVVASKPIKRFSEVARDHLQTALVDETSNRGKPVLDKWSELEARLSRIVFDHVMANPDNQTPGFDSVEVVRGYRVIKCDDQFSLHFLTNVIGKIQNSWEGLKLKLIPASEIPRRPRARIWVPNIEFEANQIIPYVQAHNRSVPMADWSIIKAEAPQRHSRSFLLLITEESLEPLEKVGKKTSVWDQEDPAEDIPFCKPGRGAG; the protein is encoded by the coding sequence ATGCGAAAAAACGAGACCGAAGGTAAAGTTCGTCCCAAAGATGAGACCGACAAGGCAAGATGTCAAAAGGTGGTTGATGAATACTTGGCGTTCCAAGCCGCCAACAGGGCAGATGCCAAAACACGAAACCGCTCGCATTACGAAACTGGGAAGGTaacaaagaagcacaagatATCGGATCAGGTTGTAGTTGCCTCCAAACCTATCAAGCGATTTagtgaggtggcacgggaccaTCTCCAAACGGCATTGGTAGACGAAACTTCTAACCGCGGAAAACCAGTGCTTGACAAATGGTCAGAGCTTGAGGCACGGTTGTCTCGCATAGTCTTTGACCATGTCATGGCGAATCCGGATAACCAAACACCAGGTTTCGACTCGGTGGAGGTTGTCCGCGGTTACCGTGTCATTAAATGCGATGACCAATTCTCACTGCATTTTCTGACAAACGTGATTGGTAAAATCCAGAACAGCTGGGAAGGCTTGAAACTCAAGCTAATTCCGGCTAGCGAGATTCCACGaaggccgagggctcgcatctgggTACCAAACATAGAGTTTGAAGCCAATCAAATAATCCCCTACGTTCAGGCGCATAATCGCTCGGTGCCGATGGCCGATTGgtcgatcatcaaagcggaggctccgcaaaggCACAGCAGGTCTTTCCTCCTTCTAATTACAGAAGAGAGTCTGGAACCACTGGAGAAAGTGGGGAAAAAAACTTCAGTTTGGGATCAGGAAGACccagctgaagatattccgttctGCAAACCCGGAAGAGGAGCAGGATGA
- the LOC128869770 gene encoding uncharacterized protein LOC128869770 produces the protein MGRRTTIEQRELVMKHLQSGKSQRKIAEIVCLSSATVQNIIERFVNENRVQNKARCAPNKIFDERDERLIVRKIKENPMLSASKLLNEVQQEVGKSCCVETVRRVLREKDFNRRIARKSHS, from the coding sequence atgggcCGACGTACTACGATTGAACAGCGAGAACTGGTGATGAAGCATTTGCAAAGCGGAAAGTCGCAGCGAAAAATTGCGGAAATAGTTTGTTTGAGTAGTGCTACAGTACAAAATATCATTGAACGCTTCGTTAATGAAAATCGGGTGCAAAATAAAGCCCGATGTGccccaaataaaattttcgacGAACGTGATGAGCGTTTAAttgttcgaaaaataaaagaaaacccaATGCTATCGGCTTCGAAACTGCTAAACGAAGTTCAACAGGAAGTGGGCAAATCATGTTGCGTCGAAACAGTGCGACGGGTACTACGTGAAAAGGACTTTAATCGTCGCATAGCACGAAAAAgccattcataa
- the LOC128869660 gene encoding uncharacterized protein LOC128869660 yields MHTTRKKCKNIAAKPNVTHSKKDDEKPTTSKKAAAANEIARKHFSAALVDRGSPLGQMSQEPWKLSCWKLSSPTFDGSGWFSGVKIIKCKDDRSLTWVMEVVNKLQGLWEGDAFEIVDCSSVPPIPKAKVFILRTVSPEHALRLLQMQNKDVPTDDWKGMKVAKSANANESQNYILQINKTAEEILYVAHWKRVPSSQKTQPNGLNQKHAQNCRDGEESRH; encoded by the coding sequence ATGCACACCACAAGAAAAAAGTGCAAGAACATTGCTGCAAAGCCAAACGTGACACACAGCAAAAAGGACGACGAAAAGCCGACAACGTCCAAAAAAGCGGCGGCGGCCAATGAGATTGCGAGAAAGCACTTCAGTGCGGCACTTGTTGATCGTGGTAGCCCGCTGGGGCAAATGTCGCAGGAGCCGTGGAAATTAAGCTGTTGGAAGCTCTCTTCGCCTACATTCGATGGATCAGGATGGTTCAGCGGCGTCAAAATCATAAAGTGCAAGGACGACAGGTCTCTCACATGGGTTATGGAAGTTGTGAATAAGCTTCAAGGCCTATGGGAAGGTGACGCATTTGAAATAGTGGATTGCAGCTCAGTACCACCGATACCAAAGGCGAAGGTGTTTATACTGCGCACGGTAAGCCCGGAGCATGCACTGCGTCTGCTACAAATGCAGAATAAAGATGTACCTACCGACGACTGGAAGGGGATGAAAGTGGCTAAATCAGCGAATGCAAACGAAAGCCAGAACTATATTCTCCAGATAAATAAAACGGCGGAGGAAATTTTGTACGTGGCGCATTGGAAGCGTGTTCCTTCGTCTCAAAAAACGCAACCCAACGGATTAAATCAAAAACACGCTCAAAATTGTCGAGATGGAGAAGAATCTCGGCATTGA
- the LOC128869771 gene encoding uncharacterized protein LOC128869771, which yields MRKNETEGKVRPKDETDKARCQKVVDEYLAFQAANRTDAKTRNRSHYETGKVTKKHKISDQVVVASKPIKRFSEVARDHLQTALVDETSNRGKPVLDKWSELEARLSRIVFDHVMANPDNQTPGFDSVEVVRGYRVIKCDDQFSLHFLTNVIGKIQNSWEGLKLKLIPASEIPRRPRARIWVPNIEFEANQIIPYVQAHNRSVPMADWSIIKAEAPQRHSRSFLLLITEESLEPLEKVGKKTSVWDQEDPAEDIPFCKPGRGAG from the coding sequence ATGCGAAAAAACGAGACCGAAGGTAAAGTTCGTCCCAAAGATGAGACCGACAAGGCAAGATGTCAAAAGGTGGTTGATGAATACTTGGCGTTCCAAGCCGCCAACAGGACAGATGCCAAAACACGAAACCGCTCGCATTACGAAACTGGGAAGGTaacaaagaagcacaagatATCGGATCAGGTTGTAGTTGCCTCCAAACCTATCAAGCGATTTagtgaggtggcacgggaccaTCTCCAAACGGCATTGGTAGACGAAACTTCTAACCGCGGAAAACCAGTGCTTGACAAATGGTCAGAGCTTGAGGCACGGTTGTCTCGCATAGTCTTTGACCATGTCATGGCGAATCCGGATAACCAAACACCAGGTTTCGACTCGGTGGAGGTTGTCCGCGGTTACCGTGTCATTAAATGCGATGACCAATTCTCACTGCATTTTCTGACAAACGTGATTGGTAAAATCCAGAACAGCTGGGAAGGCTTGAAACTCAAGCTAATTCCGGCTAGCGAGATTCCACGaaggccgagggctcgcatctgggTACCAAACATAGAGTTTGAAGCCAATCAAATAATCCCCTACGTTCAGGCGCATAATCGCTCGGTGCCGATGGCCGATTGgtcgatcatcaaagcggaggctccgcaaaggCACAGCAGGTCTTTCCTCCTTCTAATTACAGAAGAGAGTCTGGAACCACTGGAGAAAGTGGGGAAAAAAACTTCAGTTTGGGATCAGGAAGACccagctgaagatattccgttctGCAAACCCGGAAGAGGAGCAGGATGA